A single genomic interval of Camelina sativa cultivar DH55 chromosome 11, Cs, whole genome shotgun sequence harbors:
- the LOC104725494 gene encoding uncharacterized protein LOC104725494, protein MAEERSAKSKVKFMCSFGGKILPRPCDGILKYVGGETRVIAVSPDISFSELMKRLTAITENDVVLKYQIIPEDLDAFVSVISDEDVKHMIEEYNRHETPKLRTFLFPANPIVLENQLGTIEPQTIEQRYIEAINGILRRPKSSSALRAPIKTRPSFTVSTCSSPRSESSPDGYSHEQPDTSFQDNSYQLSRLYPMHRVRSSPNISQQMQTQNHHHNAYLQPLNRQRPPAPLDFPRGTGWGDSPGHGFNQLYTTANNSGGGNGRCGCNEERRYWGRANSVPQSPKNHGLRL, encoded by the exons ATGGCGGAAGAGAGATCGGCGAAGAGTAAGGTGAAGTTCATGTGCAGTTTTGGCGGCAAAATCCTCCCTAGACCATGCGACGGCATTCTCAAATACGTCGGCGGCGAGACTCGAGTCATTGCTGTATCTCCTGATATCTCCTTCTCCG AACTCATGAAGAGACTTACGGCAATCACAGAGAACGATGTAGTCCTCAAATACCAGATCATTCCTGAAGATCTTGATGCATTTGTCTCTGTAATATCTGATGAAGATGTCAAACACATGATAGAGGAATATAACCGTCACGAAACCCCTAAACTCAGAACATTCTTGTTTCCTGCAAACCCGATTGTTCTCGAGAATCAGTTAGGCACCATCGAGCCACAGACCATTGAGCAACGTTACATTGAAGCCATCAACGGTATTCTTCGCAGACCCAAGAGTTCTTCTGCTCTTCGTGCTCCCATCAAAACGCGACCTTCCTTCACCGTCTCTACCTGCTCATCTCCCAGATCAGAGTCATCACCTGATGGATACAGTCACGAGCAGCCTGATACGAGTTTTCAGGACAACAGCTACCAGTTGAGCAGGCTTTACCCAATGCATAGAGTACGTAGTAGTCCCAACATCTCACAGCAGATGCAGACACAAAACCACCACCACAATGCATACCTGCAGCCTCTTAACAGGCAGAGACCACCAGCACCTTTAGACTTTCCCAGAGGCACAGGGTGGGGGGACTCACCGGGTCACGGTTTCAACCAATTATACACAACCGCGAATAACTCAGGTGGTGGCAATGGCAGGTGTGGATGCAATGAAGAGCGCAGGTACTGGGGCAGAGCAAACAGCGTTCCTCAAAGTCCTAAGAACCACGGACTCCGCCTCTGA